In Achromobacter pestifer, the DNA window GCACGGAGCTCAAGGAGACTTCAAGCCGCTGCGCGATCTCGGGATAGGTCAGCCCATCGAGCTGCGACAGCAGGAAGGCGGAACGCGCCTTCGGTGGCAATCCGTCCAGCAAATGGTCGAGCCGTGCCAGCGATTGCAACTGCTCGGCCTGTTGTTCGGGAGACGGCGCGTAGACCTCGGGGATGGCGGCCAGATAGGCAAGATACGCGCGCTCTAGCGCCGCATGCCGCTGATGGTCCACCACCAGCCCGCGGGCAATGGTGGTCAGCAGCGCGCGGGCTTCGCCGGCCCGCACCGCCTTGCGGCCCTGGATCAGCCGCAGGAAAACGTCCTGCGCCAGGTCTTCGGCGCGATGTTCGCAACCCAGCCTGCGGCGCAGCCAACCGAATAGCCAGGGGCGGTGATCGCGGTACAGGCCATCGACGGGCGCGGCAGGAGCGTCGCTGCGCGCGGCCGATGCAGACAGGAGGGTGGAAGACACGTTGGAAACTGCGGTGCTGGACCAGAAGTCTCCAAATCTTAATTGATAATGACTTGTATTACCAATTTCAACCGCGATCTGCCCGGAAAATCCGGACAGATGCGGCGCGACTACAACGACACGGTGTGGCGGCGTTCCGATTCCAGGTATTCGCGCGACTGCATTTCCAGGATGCGCGAGACGGTGCGGTGGAATTCATTGGCCAGTGCGCCCTCGGTGTAGATTTCCTCGGGCTCGCACTCGGCGGACATGATGAGCTTGACGCGGTGGTCGTAGAACACGTCGATCAGCCAGGTAAAGCGGCGCGCCTCGGAGGCCTGACGCGGTCCCATGCGAGGCACGCCCGACAGGATCACCGCGTGGAAGCGGTTGGCCAATTCCAGATAGTCGTTCTGCGAACGCGGCCCGCCGCAAAGCGTGGCGAAGTCGAACCACACCACCGACCCGCCCAGCGCCAGCGCGCGGATCTCGCGGTGCTCGATATGCAACACCGGGTCCTGGGGCGGCGTATCGGCCAGGCTGTCGAACGCTTTTTGCAACGCCTGCTGGGCATGCTCGTCCAGCGGCGTGTGATAACACTGCACCTGTTCCAGCGAACGGCGGCGGTAGTCCACGCCGGCATCCACGTTCATGATGTCCATGCGCGCCTGGATCAGCTGGATGGCGGGCAGGATGCGGTCGCGGTGCAGGCCGTCCGGATACAGGGTCGAAGGTTCGTAGTTGGACGTCATCACGAAGGACGTGCCGTACTCGAACAGCTTGAACAGCAGCCGGTGCAGGATCATCGCGTCGGCCACGTCGGACACGTGGAACTCATCGAAGCAGATCAGGCGGTAGCGCTTGGCCACGCGCCTGGCCACTTCGTCCAGCGGGTCCTGCATGCCCTTCACTTCTTCGAGTTCGCGGTGCACGCCGCGCATGAATTCGTGAAAGTGCAGGCGCGTCTTGCGCACCACGGGCACGGTGGCGTAGAAGGCGTCCATCAGGAAGCTCTTGCCACGCCCCACTCCGCCCCACAGGTACACGCCGCGGGGCACGTCGGGGCGGTTCAGCAGCTTCTTCAGCGCGTTCGAGCGCATCGACTTGAACTTGACCCATTCGTCGTAGTAGCGCTGCAGCCGGTCGATCGCCACCTTCTGGGCTTCATCGGGCTTGTAGCCGCGCTCGGCCAGGGCGTGTTCGTAGTATTCGCTGACGTTCATGTGGGAGCAGGTAAAGCAGAATGAAAAAAGGGCGGATCCGTGAACCCGCCCCCGTCTTGCATCGGCTATGCGCGTATCAGAAATTCAACGCGCGCTTGTCCACGGCCAATGCGGCTTCCTTCACGGCTTCCGACAGCGTCGGGTGCGCGTGGCAGATGCGGGCGATGTCTTCGGCCGCACCGCGGAATTCCATGATGGTCACGGCTTCCGAGATCAGTTCCGAGGCCATCGGACCCACGATGTGCACGCCCAGGACCTCGTCGGTCTTGGCATCGGCGATCACCTTGGCAAAGCCGGTGGTGTCGCCCAGCGCGCGGGCGCGGCCGTTGGCCAGGAACGGGAAGCTGCCGGCCTTGTACTCGCGGCCTTCGGCCTTGAGCTGTTGCTCGGTCTTGCCGACCCAGGCGATTTCCGGCGAGGTGTAGATCACCCACGGCACGGTGTCGAAGTTGACGTGGCCGTGCTGGCCGGAGATGCGTTCGGCAACCGCCACGCCTTCTTCCTCGGCCTTGTGCGCCAGCATCGGGCCGCGCACCACGTCGCCCACCGCCCAGACGTTCGGCAGGTTGGTCTTGCAGTCGCCGTCCACGGCGATGAAACCGCGCTCGTCGAGCTTCAGGCCCACGGCGTCGGCGTTCAGGCCGCCGGTGTAGGGCACGCGGCCGATCGAGACGATCAGCTTGTCGACCACCAGCTTCTGCTCGGCGCCCTTGGCGTCGACATAGGGCACGGTGACGGACTTGGCGGTCGCCTTGATCTCGCCGATCTTGACGCCCATCTGGATGTTCAGGCCTTGCTTGGTGAAGGCCTTCAGGGCTTCCTTGGCCACTTGGCCGTCAGCCGCGGCCAGGAATTCCGGCATGGCTTCCAGGATGGTCACTTCGGAACCCAGGCGGCGCCACACGCTGCCCATTTCCAGGCCGATCACGCCGGCGCCGATCACGCCCAGCGTCTTCGGCACGGCGCCGATGTTCAACGCGCCGTCGTTGGACAGCACGACCTTTTCGTCGAACGGCAGGCCGGGCAGCTCGCGCGCCGACGAACCGGTGGCGACCACCACGTGCTTGGCAACCAGGTCTTCCTCGGCGGTGCCGGTGACCTTGATGGCCCAGCCGCCTTCCACCTGGCCGACGAACGCGCCCTTGCCGTGGAAGAAGGTGACCTTGTTCTTCTTGAACAGGTACAGGATGCCGTCGTTGTTCTGCTTGACCACCGTGTTCTTGCGGCCGATCAGCGTGTCGAGCTTCAGGCTGACGCCCTTGACTTCGATGCCGTGGTCGGCGAAGTGGTGATTGACCTGCTCAAAGTGTTCGGACGATTGCAGCAGCGCCTTGGACGGAATGCAGCCGACGTTGGTGCAGGTGCCGCCGGGAGCCGGGCCGCCTTGGCCGTTTTGCCAGGCGTCGATGCAAGCCACCGACATGCCGAGCTGCGCGGCGCGGATGGCGGCGATGTAGCCGCCGGGGCCCGCGCCGATGACGACGACGTCAAATTGTTTGGACATAGTGTTCTCGCGATGAGGTATTGAGTGGAGCACGCCCCGCCCTGCGGGCCGGCAAGAAGCCGGCCAGGGCGCCGCAAGACCCTGGGGTCGCTTGGGCGCCGGGCCGGGGCGTCGAGATTACAGGTCCAGCAACAGGCGCTGCGGATCTTCCAGGGCGTCCTTCATGGCGACCAGGCCCAGCACGGCTTCGCGGCCGTCGATGATGCGGTGGTCGTAGGACAGCGCCAGGTAGTTCATCGGGCGGATGACGATCTGGCCGTTTTCCACCACGGCGCGATCCTTGGTGGCGTGCACGCCCAGGATGGCCGATTGCGGCGGGTTGATGATCGGGGTCGACAGCATCGAGCCGAACACGCCGCCGTTGGAGATCGAGAAGGTACCGCCGGTCATTTCTTCAATGCCCAGCTTGCCGTCAGCGGCGCGGCGGCCGAAGTCGGCGATGGTCTTTTCGATGTCGGCGATCGACAGCTGGTCAGCGTTGCGCAGGATCGGCACAACCAGGCCGCGCGGGCTGCCGACAGCGATGCCGATGTCGAAGTAGCCGTGGTAGATGATGTCCTTGCCGTCGATCGAGGCGTTGATCAGCGGGTACTTCTTCAGCGCGGCCACGGCAGCCTTGACGAAGAACGACATGAAGCCCAGCTTGATGCCGTGCTCTTTCTCGAACTTGTCCTTGTACTTGCTGCGCAGGTCGATGACGGCCTGCATGTTGACTTCGTTGAACGTGGTCAGGATCGCGTTTTCCTGCTGCGATTGCAGCAGGCGCTCGGCGATGCGGGCGCGCAGGCGGCTCATCGGCACGCGCTGTTCCGGACGGCCGTCCAGCGACATCGTCGGGGGAGCGACCGGCGCGGCGGCCTTGGCCGGAGCGGCCTTGGCGGGAGCGCTGGCGGCCAGGGCGTCGCCCTTGGTCACGCGGCCGTCACGGCCGGTGCCGGCCACGGAAGCGGCGTCGACGCCCTTCTCGGCCAGGATCTTGGAGGCGGCGGGCGAAGCCACGCCGGCGGCAGCCGACGAAGCGGCAGCGGCGGGTGCGGCGGCGGCTTGCTCGGCGGCCTTGGGGGCCTCGGCGGCGGGCGCGGTGGCGGCGACGGCGGCCTTGCCTGCGGTGTCGATGCGGGCCAGCACTTCGCCGGAGGTAACGGTGCTGCCATCGCCCTTGACGATTTCAGCCAGCACGCCCGAGGCGGGGGCCGGCACTTCCAGCACGACCTTGTCGGTTTCGACTTCGATCAGGATTTCGTCCGCTTCAACGGCAGCGCCCGGCTGCTTCTTCCAGGTCAGCAGCGTCGCTTCGGAGACGGATTCGGAGAGTTGGGGGACGACGACGTCGGTAATAGCCATTTTGTTTGTTCCGTA includes these proteins:
- the odhB gene encoding 2-oxoglutarate dehydrogenase complex dihydrolipoyllysine-residue succinyltransferase, translating into MAITDVVVPQLSESVSEATLLTWKKQPGAAVEADEILIEVETDKVVLEVPAPASGVLAEIVKGDGSTVTSGEVLARIDTAGKAAVAATAPAAEAPKAAEQAAAAPAAAASSAAAGVASPAASKILAEKGVDAASVAGTGRDGRVTKGDALAASAPAKAAPAKAAAPVAPPTMSLDGRPEQRVPMSRLRARIAERLLQSQQENAILTTFNEVNMQAVIDLRSKYKDKFEKEHGIKLGFMSFFVKAAVAALKKYPLINASIDGKDIIYHGYFDIGIAVGSPRGLVVPILRNADQLSIADIEKTIADFGRRAADGKLGIEEMTGGTFSISNGGVFGSMLSTPIINPPQSAILGVHATKDRAVVENGQIVIRPMNYLALSYDHRIIDGREAVLGLVAMKDALEDPQRLLLDL
- a CDS encoding sigma-70 family RNA polymerase sigma factor produces the protein MSSTLLSASAARSDAPAAPVDGLYRDHRPWLFGWLRRRLGCEHRAEDLAQDVFLRLIQGRKAVRAGEARALLTTIARGLVVDHQRHAALERAYLAYLAAIPEVYAPSPEQQAEQLQSLARLDHLLDGLPPKARSAFLLSQLDGLTYPEIAQRLEVSLSSVQQYMVRAMTACYAAFDD
- the lpdA gene encoding dihydrolipoyl dehydrogenase; protein product: MSKQFDVVVIGAGPGGYIAAIRAAQLGMSVACIDAWQNGQGGPAPGGTCTNVGCIPSKALLQSSEHFEQVNHHFADHGIEVKGVSLKLDTLIGRKNTVVKQNNDGILYLFKKNKVTFFHGKGAFVGQVEGGWAIKVTGTAEEDLVAKHVVVATGSSARELPGLPFDEKVVLSNDGALNIGAVPKTLGVIGAGVIGLEMGSVWRRLGSEVTILEAMPEFLAAADGQVAKEALKAFTKQGLNIQMGVKIGEIKATAKSVTVPYVDAKGAEQKLVVDKLIVSIGRVPYTGGLNADAVGLKLDERGFIAVDGDCKTNLPNVWAVGDVVRGPMLAHKAEEEGVAVAERISGQHGHVNFDTVPWVIYTSPEIAWVGKTEQQLKAEGREYKAGSFPFLANGRARALGDTTGFAKVIADAKTDEVLGVHIVGPMASELISEAVTIMEFRGAAEDIARICHAHPTLSEAVKEAALAVDKRALNF
- the zapE gene encoding cell division protein ZapE — protein: MNVSEYYEHALAERGYKPDEAQKVAIDRLQRYYDEWVKFKSMRSNALKKLLNRPDVPRGVYLWGGVGRGKSFLMDAFYATVPVVRKTRLHFHEFMRGVHRELEEVKGMQDPLDEVARRVAKRYRLICFDEFHVSDVADAMILHRLLFKLFEYGTSFVMTSNYEPSTLYPDGLHRDRILPAIQLIQARMDIMNVDAGVDYRRRSLEQVQCYHTPLDEHAQQALQKAFDSLADTPPQDPVLHIEHREIRALALGGSVVWFDFATLCGGPRSQNDYLELANRFHAVILSGVPRMGPRQASEARRFTWLIDVFYDHRVKLIMSAECEPEEIYTEGALANEFHRTVSRILEMQSREYLESERRHTVSL